Proteins co-encoded in one Quercus robur chromosome 8, dhQueRobu3.1, whole genome shotgun sequence genomic window:
- the LOC126694422 gene encoding receptor-like protein EIX2, with protein sequence MMMEGSLRFIAPTLTLFLCLLTIHPNFCIADSEVRCIESERHALHNFKQQLTDPSNRLSTWATDKDCCDWDGVVCHNRTGHVLQLHLRTFYPLYDELTTNDDQYEAYERSVFGGKINPSLLDLKHLIYLDLSYNNFGGIQIPKFLGSMGSLRYLNLSNARFGGLIPHQLGNLSNLQYLNLGDSNYYNDLYVENLQWLSGLPLLQHLDLSSANLSQASDWLHDINKLLSLLELRFSYCRLSGFISPIPSINFSSLTTLDLSYNSFENRSILFWVSSLHNLVSLDLSNNQFQGPIPVHLQNLTSLGHLDLSSNTFNSSIPNWLYSFSHLEFLNLKENNLEGTISSSIGNLTSVISLDLSTNEHEGKVPRSLGNLCKLRVIRLSNNKWSQEISEIFESLSGCVSNELEILDLSNAQLSGQLTDELGQFKNLVILSLGNNSISGPIPWSIGNLSSLRSLNLETNQINGTLPPSFGQLSKLDSLYIYSNMLEGVVSEVHFTNLMRLTKLVASHNRLTLEVSDNWTPPFQVNTLFLESWNLGPKFPSWLYSQEQLSILDISNTGILDVVPPSFWNLSSQFTHLNLSHNQIYGEIPNISMILSYSSTIDMSSNLFTGGLPCISSNVGVLDLSNNSLSGSISHFLCYKMNESKRMSYLNLGRNLLSGEMADCWMMWQNLFTLNLGNNNLSGSIPTSIGSLIYLGSLHLYNNKFSRKLPSSLKNCKNLVTIDIGKNEFVGSIPSWIGHRFSSLVILSLHSNNFYGHIPEKLCSLTSLQILDLSNNKLFGSIPRCIDNFSAMATNNNSSGPLFLLEQSIGHGTSMLFESALLVIKGKVLEYSTTLQLVKSIDLSKNNLSGEIPREVTSLQGLQSLNLSFNILIGRIPTNIGVIGSLESIDFSANQLSGQIPQSMSSLTFLSQLNLSNNNLSGKIPSSSQLQSFNASCFIGNKLCGAPLIENCSISDVKPNVENKRSKDFGGPEVDWFYVSMALGFVVGFWVVLGPLLLNKRGRIMYFQFLDHLGYKLWGVVAQTWLHCK encoded by the coding sequence atGATGATGGAGGGTTCCTTGAGATTCATAGCTCCAACTTTAacccttttcctttgtttgcTCACTATTCATCCTAATTTCTGCATTGCGGACTCTGAGGTTCGTTGCATTGAAAGCGAGCGACACGCCCTTCACAACTTCAAGCAACAGCTTACAGATCCTTCAAACAGGCTTTCCACTTGGGCTACTGACAAGGATTGTTGTGACTGGGATGGTGTTGTCTGCCACAACCGCACCGGTCATGTCCTCCAACTCCATCTCAGAACCTTCTATCCTTTGTATGACGAGCTTACTACTAATGATGACCAATATGAAGCTTATGAGAGGTCTGTGTTCGGTGGTAAGATAAATCCTTCTTTGCTTGATTTGAAGCATTTGATTTACTTGGACCTCAGTTACAATAATTTTGGTGGTATTCAAATTCCCAAATTTCTCGGTTCAATGGGAAGCTTAAGATATCTTAATCTCTCCAATGCGAGATTTGGGGGATTGATTCCTCATCAACTTGGGAATCTCTCTAATTTGCAATATCTCAATCTTGGAGATTCTAATTATTATAATGATTTATATGTCGAGAACCTTCAATGGCTCTCTGGTCTTCCTTTACTACAACACCTTGATTTGAGTTCAGCAAACCTTAGCCAAGCCTCTGATTGGCTACATGATATAAACAAACTCCTTTCCTTGTTAGAGTTACGATTCTCATATTGCCGCCTCTCTGGTTTCATCTCGCCCATACCCAGTATTAACTTTTCATCTCTCACCACCCTTGATCTTTCATACAACTCTTTTGAAAACAGGTCGATTCTGTTTTGGGTCTCTAGTCTTCATAATCTGGTTTCTCTTGATCTATCTAACAATCAGTTTCAAGGTCCAATCCCTGTTCATCTCCAGAACTTGACTTCACTTGGGCACCTCGATCTATCTAGCAACACTTTCAACTCTTCAATTCCGAATTGGCTGTACAGTTTTAGTCATCTTGAGTTTCTCAACCTCAAGGAAAATAATTTGGAGGGTACAATCTCTAGTTCCATTGGAAACCTAACATCTGTCATTAGCTTAGACTTGTCAACTAATGAACATGAAGGAAAGGTTCCAAGATCTTTAGGTAATCTCTGCAAGTTAAGGGTAATTAGATTGTCGAACAACAAATGGAGTCAAGAGATATCTGAAATCTTTGAAAGTCTATCAGGATGTGTTTCAAATGAACTAGAGATCTTAGATTTGTCTAATGCTCAACTATCTGGGCAGTTGACTGATGAACTTGGGCAATTTAAAAATCTGGTCATCCTTTCTTTGGGGAATAATTCAATTTCAGGTCCTATTCCATGGTCTATAGGAAATCTTTCATCTTTGAGATCCTTGAACCTTGAAACTAATCAAATTAATGGAACTCTCCCTCCAAGCTTTGGGCAGCTCTCCAAATTAGATTCtctatatatttattcaaataTGTTGGAGGGCGTAGTATCTGAAGTTCATTTTACCAATTTAATGAGATTAACAAAACTTGTTGCTTCTCATAACCGACTAACTCTAGAAGTGAGTGACAATTGGACCCCTCCTTTTCAAGTCAACACTTTATTTTTGGAATCATGGAATTTAGGGCCAAAATTTCCTTCATGGCTCTATTCACAAGAGCAACTTTCGATCTTGGACATATCCAATACAGGGATTTTAGATGTAGTTCCTCCTTCATTTTGGAACCTATCTTCTCAGTTTACGCATCTAAATCTCTCTCACAATCAGATCTATGGAGAGATTCCAAATATCTCAATGATTTTGTCCTATTCTTCAACAATTGATATGAGTTCAAATCTCTTCACTGGTGGGTTGCCTTGTATATCCTCTAATGTGGGCGTCTTAGATCTCTCTAACAATTCGTTGTCTGGATCTATTTCGCACTTTTTGTGTTACAAGATGAATGAGTCCAAACGAATGTCATATCTCAACCTTGGTAGAAACTTGTTATCAGGGGAAATGGCTGATTGTTGGATGATGTGGCAAAATTTGTTTACCTTAAATTTGGGAAACAACAATTTGTCAGGTTCAATTCCAACATCCATTGGATCTTTGATTTATCTTGGGTCTTTGCATCTATACAACAACAAATTCTCTAGAAAATTACCATCCTCattgaaaaattgtaaaaacttgGTTACTATTGATATTGGCAAAAATGAGTTTGTTGGGAGCATACCTTCATGGATAGGACATAGATTTTCAAGCTTGGTGATTCTCAGCCTTCACTCAAATAATTTCTATGGTCACATCCCGGAAAAACTCTGCTCTCTAACTTCACTCCAAATCTTGGACCTCTCAAATAATAAGTTATTTGGAAGCATTCCTAGATGTATTGACAATTTCAGTGCCATGGCCACAAATAACAATTCAAGTGGTCCCCTTTTTTTACTTGAACAGTCAATTGGCCATGGTACTTCTATGCTTTTTGAAAGTGCATTGCTTGTGATTAAGGGGAAAGTTCTTGAGTATTCCACCACTCTTCAACTTGTAAAAAGTATAGACCTATCTAAGAACAATTTATCGGGCGAGATCCCCAGAGAAGTGACTAGTCTTCAAGGATTACAATCATTGAATTTGTCATTTAACATCTTGATAGGAAGGATTCCTACCAATATAGGTGTTATAGGATCACTGGAATCTATCGATTTCTCTGCAAATCAACTTTCAGGTCAAATTCCTCAAAGTATGTCAAGTTTGACATTTCTAAGTCAGTTGAACTTGTCAAACAACAATTTAAGTGGGAAAATCCCTTCAAGCTCTCAACTCCAGAGCTTCAATGCCTCTTGTTTTATTGGAAACAAACTTTGTGGAGCTCCACTAATTGAGAATTGTTCTATAAGTGATGTAAAACCCAACGTTGAAAACAAAAGGAGCAAGGATTTTGGTGGACCTGAAGTGGATTGGTTTTACGTTAGTATGGCACTTGGATTTGTGGTTGGGTTTTGGGTTGTATTGGGTCCTTTACTATTGAACAAGCGAGGAAGAATCATGTACTTTCAATTCCTAGATCACCTAGGGTACAAACTCTGGGGTGTTGTGGCACAAACTTGGCTACATTGTAAGTAA